A genomic region of Mycobacterium senriense contains the following coding sequences:
- a CDS encoding M15 family metallopeptidase, with protein MAAGVTLTHCSAAPNPPAARPSSAVPAAGPSSPAASNVHPVTAAELGASWRPGCPVDPAQLRRVEVDHLGFDGRTYRGELIVHQDLVPEVIAVFGQLYRVGFPIEKIRTADRYPGADDELSMEDDNTSAFNCRGIPGSEHWSQHAYGRAIDVNPRLNPCVYADGTFQPRNAAEYLDRSRSDPGLLHGGDPGVRIFADRGWRWGGDWTSPVDYQHFERP; from the coding sequence ATGGCCGCCGGGGTCACATTGACGCACTGCAGCGCCGCGCCGAATCCCCCTGCGGCCAGGCCATCGTCCGCCGTGCCGGCTGCCGGCCCGTCGTCGCCCGCCGCCAGCAACGTTCACCCGGTCACCGCCGCGGAGCTCGGTGCGAGCTGGCGGCCGGGCTGCCCGGTGGACCCCGCGCAGCTACGACGAGTCGAGGTTGACCACCTCGGTTTCGACGGCCGGACCTATCGCGGCGAGCTGATCGTGCACCAGGACCTGGTGCCGGAGGTCATCGCGGTCTTCGGGCAGCTCTACCGAGTGGGATTTCCCATCGAGAAGATCCGCACGGCGGACCGCTACCCGGGCGCCGACGACGAGCTCTCCATGGAGGACGACAACACGTCGGCCTTCAATTGCCGGGGCATCCCGGGAAGCGAGCACTGGTCGCAACACGCCTACGGTCGGGCCATCGATGTGAATCCGCGTCTCAACCCGTGCGTCTACGCCGACGGCACTTTTCAACCGCGCAACGCGGCGGAGTATCTGGACCGCAGTCGCAGCGACCCAGGGCTCTTGCACGGCGGGGACCCCGGCGTGCGCATCTTCGCGGACCGCGGGTGGCGGTGGGGCGGCGATTGGACGTCGCCCGTCGACTACCAGCACTTTGAGCGACCGTGA
- a CDS encoding DUF2505 domain-containing protein: MSRSFDVSTESSATVEQIHAAFGREDYWLARIAAGSADATLDSLVSDADGTVTVRTTQHLGRQLLPGLVAKFVTGDVKIVQTESWRPDGDRQVRGHVSVSASGGLGSGRAESRLAPTDDGGSQLHSTLRVEVKIPLVGGKLEKTIGSDLSKGIPEMLRFTTTWIIDNT; the protein is encoded by the coding sequence ATGTCGCGCTCATTCGACGTCTCGACCGAGTCGTCCGCCACCGTCGAACAAATACATGCCGCGTTCGGTCGCGAGGACTATTGGCTGGCCCGCATCGCGGCCGGCTCCGCGGACGCCACGTTGGATTCCCTGGTGAGCGACGCCGACGGCACCGTGACGGTGCGCACGACCCAGCACCTGGGCCGTCAACTTCTCCCCGGGCTGGTCGCCAAATTCGTCACCGGTGACGTGAAGATCGTGCAAACCGAGTCGTGGCGACCGGACGGCGACCGACAGGTGCGCGGGCACGTCAGTGTCTCGGCGTCCGGCGGGTTGGGGTCGGGCCGTGCGGAAAGCCGACTGGCGCCGACGGATGACGGCGGTTCACAACTGCACTCGACTCTGAGGGTGGAGGTCAAGATCCCGCTGGTCGGCGGCAAGCTGGAGAAAACCATCGGATCCGATTTGTCCAAGGGCATCCCCGAGATGCTGCGCTTCACCACCACGTGGATCATCGACAACACCTGA
- a CDS encoding sulfotransferase family protein — protein MKNPRATPRFSWWQEWAAPVWIGCNFSAWARLLIRNRFAVHWSRWHYATLYTLVSVVNSCLGLLQKIVFDRRVAETTITDPPIFIVGHWRTGTTLLHELLVLDDRYIGPTGFECVVPQHFLLTEWLAPLAGFMVSKHRAMDKMDSSLHHPQEDEFVWIMQGQPSPYLTLAFPNRPPEHERFLDLEHLSPRELAAWKRVLFQFVQRLYFRHRKAVVLKNPNHSFRIKVLLDIFPEAKFIHIVRDPYVVYPSSIHLVKSLSRVHSLQRPTFEGLDERVLATYVDLYRKVDEGRELVDPARFYELRYEDLIADPEGQLRRLYEHLRLGGFEQYRPRLRQYLADHADYETNSYELTAEQCKIVTERWGEVIDRYGYRSASASEPSS, from the coding sequence ATGAAGAATCCCCGCGCGACACCTCGATTCTCCTGGTGGCAGGAGTGGGCCGCGCCGGTGTGGATAGGCTGCAATTTCTCGGCGTGGGCGCGCCTGCTGATCCGTAACCGTTTTGCGGTGCACTGGAGCCGCTGGCACTACGCCACCCTTTACACGCTGGTCAGCGTGGTCAACTCCTGTCTGGGGTTGTTGCAGAAGATCGTGTTCGACAGACGCGTGGCCGAAACGACGATCACCGATCCGCCGATCTTCATCGTCGGGCACTGGCGTACCGGCACCACATTGTTGCACGAACTGTTGGTGCTCGACGATCGCTACATCGGCCCGACGGGCTTCGAATGCGTTGTACCGCAGCACTTTCTGCTGACCGAGTGGTTGGCGCCGTTGGCGGGATTCATGGTGTCGAAGCATCGGGCCATGGACAAGATGGATTCGAGCTTGCATCACCCGCAGGAAGACGAGTTCGTGTGGATCATGCAAGGACAGCCGTCGCCGTATCTGACGCTGGCGTTTCCGAACCGGCCGCCTGAGCATGAGCGGTTCCTTGATTTGGAGCACTTGTCGCCGCGAGAACTAGCGGCATGGAAAAGGGTCCTCTTCCAGTTCGTTCAGCGGTTGTATTTCCGCCACCGCAAGGCCGTCGTCCTCAAGAACCCCAACCACAGCTTCCGAATCAAGGTCCTCCTGGACATCTTTCCGGAAGCGAAGTTCATCCACATCGTCCGGGATCCATATGTCGTTTATCCGTCCAGCATTCATCTCGTGAAGTCGTTGTCTCGGGTGCACAGCCTGCAACGACCGACCTTCGAGGGATTGGACGAGAGAGTTCTCGCGACCTACGTCGACCTTTACCGCAAGGTGGACGAAGGGCGCGAACTCGTTGACCCGGCACGCTTTTACGAGTTGCGCTATGAGGATCTGATCGCTGATCCCGAAGGGCAGTTGCGCCGCCTGTACGAGCATTTGAGGTTGGGGGGCTTCGAGCAATACCGGCCGCGCCTGCGCCAGTACCTTGCCGACCACGCGGACTACGAGACGAACAGCTACGAGCTGACTGCGGAGCAGTGCAAAATCGTCACCGAGCGCTGGGGCGAAGTCATTGACCGCTATGGCTACCGTTCGGCTTCCGCGTCGGAGCCGAGCTCGTAG
- a CDS encoding cytochrome P450 translates to MTATLSGAEEAEGWVRQGGGCPFGRGGSYSVPATRDLSLPMGDVATRRVPTLATTMRRDAQLARACAPMLAKVLALTAARKVRSRLAGGHAPEHVQITEFDPMSPAIARDPYPHYRELLAGERVQYNPKRDVYILSRYSDVRAAARNHEMLSSAEGVTFSRGAAPFLPTSDPPVHTRMRKQLAPGMTRGALESWRPMVDELARELVGGLKERGTADVVSLVAAPMPMRTITNVLGIAGPDEAAFIRLSNQAARITDVNLSVSGLGSLMHGFTGFRRLRALFTQMRDNGQLGECTVLGRLAGHADRGRLSDDELFLFAVLLMVAGHETTANMISTLFLTLAEYPEQLRLLAQRPELIPSAVEEQLRYLAPVQNMCRTTRVDYPVGRAVIPAGSRVLLLWGAANRDPRQYDDPDVFRAERNSAGHLAFGSGIHSCPGTHLARMEGQAVLREIVTNLDRIDVVEPPTWTTNANLRGLVRLRVAVTPRATA, encoded by the coding sequence ATGACGGCGACGCTATCCGGTGCCGAAGAAGCAGAGGGTTGGGTGCGGCAAGGCGGCGGGTGCCCCTTTGGGCGCGGTGGCTCGTACTCTGTGCCGGCCACGCGAGACTTGTCGTTGCCGATGGGCGATGTCGCGACTCGGCGCGTCCCGACGCTCGCGACAACGATGAGGCGCGACGCCCAGCTTGCGCGGGCGTGCGCGCCGATGCTGGCAAAAGTACTGGCGCTCACCGCGGCCAGAAAGGTCCGCTCCAGGCTGGCCGGCGGCCATGCCCCAGAGCATGTGCAGATCACCGAATTCGACCCAATGAGCCCCGCGATCGCCCGTGATCCATACCCGCACTATCGAGAGCTTTTGGCGGGCGAGCGGGTGCAGTACAACCCCAAGCGCGATGTCTACATCTTGAGCAGATATTCCGACGTCCGTGCGGCTGCACGTAACCACGAGATGTTGTCCAGTGCGGAGGGAGTCACATTTTCCAGGGGTGCGGCGCCTTTCCTTCCCACGTCTGATCCGCCAGTACACACGCGGATGCGCAAGCAGCTGGCGCCGGGGATGACGCGCGGCGCACTGGAATCCTGGCGTCCGATGGTCGACGAACTGGCCCGAGAGTTGGTCGGCGGTCTGAAGGAGCGGGGAACCGCGGACGTCGTCTCCCTCGTGGCCGCACCGATGCCGATGCGCACCATCACCAATGTTCTCGGCATTGCTGGACCGGACGAGGCCGCTTTCATCCGTTTGTCGAACCAGGCGGCTCGTATCACCGACGTCAACCTGTCGGTTTCGGGCCTGGGGTCGCTGATGCACGGCTTCACCGGATTTCGGCGATTGCGTGCGCTCTTCACGCAGATGCGCGATAACGGGCAGCTGGGGGAGTGCACCGTTCTCGGACGGCTCGCCGGACATGCCGACCGTGGGCGGCTCAGCGATGACGAATTGTTCTTGTTCGCCGTATTACTGATGGTTGCGGGCCACGAGACCACGGCGAATATGATCAGCACCTTATTCCTGACGCTGGCCGAATATCCAGAACAGCTCAGGCTCCTTGCACAGCGACCAGAGCTGATCCCTTCCGCGGTTGAGGAGCAACTTCGCTACCTGGCTCCGGTCCAAAACATGTGCCGTACAACGCGCGTCGACTACCCCGTCGGCCGCGCCGTCATACCGGCAGGCTCCCGTGTGCTGCTGCTGTGGGGTGCAGCGAATCGTGACCCGCGTCAATACGATGACCCAGATGTCTTTCGTGCCGAACGTAATTCGGCCGGTCATCTCGCGTTCGGCTCCGGCATCCACTCGTGTCCCGGGACCCATTTGGCACGGATGGAGGGCCAGGCGGTCCTGCGCGAGATCGTCACCAACCTCGACCGGATAGATGTGGTCGAGCCGCCGACGTGGACGACAAACGCCAACCTTCGCGGCCTGGTCCGGTTACGCGTGGCCGTTACGCCCCGCGCAACCGCGTAG
- a CDS encoding LLM class flavin-dependent oxidoreductase has product MNHIRVGISSQLLNSRYSPTMLARTNLRMAAASGVDSYWAADHLNSLFPRSLATPGYLGVAKLIPKVDAQLEPWTMLGHLASRKRFGRLRLGVGVTDTNRRHPAVTAQAAATLHLISRGHAILGIGVGEREGNEPYGVDWTKPVARFEEAIATIRALWNSRGEPISRESPYFPLRNAVFDLPPYRGKWPEIWIAAKGPRMLRATGRYADAWFPGLVSGPKDYASGLEAVRTAASDAGRAPGSITPAISAFVVTGRSPDDVEQALNSDAAKAFALIIPGQMWADHGVQHPLGGEFSGAQDLVPQTLDEHTVLSYTKNVPVSLLKDALLAGTPDEVVDQAAQWRDHGVRYFVVNNLSYLQPALRKGLASSAPFFKILRGLKKL; this is encoded by the coding sequence ATGAACCACATCCGAGTCGGCATCAGCAGTCAGCTTCTCAATTCTCGATATTCCCCGACCATGCTCGCGCGCACCAACTTGCGAATGGCCGCGGCCAGCGGTGTCGACTCCTACTGGGCGGCCGACCACCTGAATTCGCTGTTCCCACGCTCGCTCGCCACGCCGGGCTACCTCGGTGTCGCCAAACTGATCCCAAAGGTTGACGCTCAACTCGAACCGTGGACGATGCTCGGACATCTTGCTTCCCGCAAGCGCTTTGGACGTCTACGGCTTGGTGTCGGCGTGACGGATACCAACCGACGTCATCCGGCGGTCACCGCCCAGGCTGCCGCCACGTTGCACTTGATCAGCCGTGGCCACGCCATTCTGGGCATCGGTGTGGGAGAGCGGGAGGGCAATGAGCCCTACGGAGTTGACTGGACCAAACCCGTGGCACGCTTTGAAGAGGCGATCGCCACGATCCGTGCCCTGTGGAACTCCCGTGGCGAACCCATCTCGCGTGAGTCGCCGTACTTTCCCTTGCGTAACGCGGTGTTCGACCTGCCCCCGTACCGCGGCAAATGGCCCGAGATCTGGATCGCCGCAAAGGGCCCGCGGATGCTGCGGGCCACCGGGCGCTACGCCGACGCCTGGTTCCCCGGCCTCGTCTCGGGACCCAAAGACTACGCATCGGGTCTGGAAGCAGTGCGAACAGCGGCGTCCGACGCCGGCCGCGCCCCTGGTTCGATCACGCCGGCAATCTCAGCCTTTGTCGTCACCGGACGAAGCCCCGACGACGTCGAGCAGGCCCTTAATTCAGACGCCGCAAAGGCCTTCGCGCTCATCATCCCTGGCCAGATGTGGGCCGACCACGGCGTACAGCATCCGCTGGGAGGTGAATTCAGCGGCGCGCAAGATCTGGTCCCGCAAACGTTGGACGAGCACACCGTGTTGTCCTACACCAAGAACGTCCCGGTATCACTGCTCAAAGACGCACTTCTGGCCGGGACGCCCGACGAGGTCGTCGATCAGGCTGCGCAGTGGCGCGACCACGGAGTGCGCTATTTCGTTGTCAATAACCTCAGCTACCTGCAGCCGGCCTTGCGGAAGGGCCTTGCATCCAGCGCGCCGTTTTTCAAGATTCTGCGCGGGCTCAAGAAACTATGA
- a CDS encoding TIGR03619 family F420-dependent LLM class oxidoreductase: MKLGIATPVVTNVAGAPLEWEKDAGIEDIGRVAEVADRLGYHHMTCSEHIGMPSTESGRRGARYWDPLATFGYVSGRTKRLRFATMTLVLGYHHPLAIVKRYGTLDHVSNGRLILGVGVGSLKEEFDLLGVPFDDRGARGDDALRALRAALPSNEPTYHGAFYSFGGLTVDPCAVQPHVPIWVGGRTRRSLRRAVTLADGWCPYYVSIHTAADWLQQFELPPDFEVVMPAEQALDPAGKPEATRDTLRELADGGTTTLSARFVHHSLQHYLEQLHALIELHGETFGADAPTQ, encoded by the coding sequence GTGAAGCTCGGCATCGCCACCCCGGTCGTCACCAATGTCGCTGGTGCGCCCCTGGAATGGGAGAAGGACGCCGGCATCGAGGACATCGGCCGGGTCGCGGAGGTCGCGGATCGGCTCGGCTATCACCACATGACCTGCAGCGAGCACATCGGCATGCCTTCGACCGAATCCGGTCGGCGCGGAGCTCGCTACTGGGATCCGCTGGCAACGTTCGGTTATGTTTCCGGGCGCACCAAACGACTTCGCTTCGCGACGATGACGTTGGTGCTGGGGTACCACCATCCGCTGGCGATCGTAAAGCGTTACGGCACACTGGACCACGTCAGCAATGGGCGGCTGATCCTCGGTGTGGGCGTCGGTTCGCTCAAGGAAGAGTTCGACCTTCTCGGTGTGCCTTTCGACGACCGCGGCGCCCGCGGCGATGACGCCCTGAGGGCGCTGCGGGCGGCACTGCCGAGCAACGAGCCGACGTATCACGGTGCGTTCTACTCGTTCGGCGGGTTGACCGTGGACCCCTGTGCGGTACAGCCGCACGTGCCGATCTGGGTCGGCGGGCGCACACGACGTTCCCTGCGGCGTGCGGTCACCCTCGCGGACGGTTGGTGCCCGTACTACGTGTCGATCCACACCGCCGCGGACTGGTTGCAACAGTTCGAATTACCGCCCGATTTCGAGGTGGTGATGCCCGCGGAGCAAGCCCTGGATCCGGCCGGGAAACCCGAGGCGACACGGGATACGTTGCGGGAGTTGGCCGACGGCGGCACCACCACCCTCTCGGCTCGATTCGTCCACCATTCGTTGCAGCACTATCTCGAGCAACTGCACGCCTTGATCGAACTGCACGGCGAAACCTTCGGTGCGGACGCGCCCACGCAGTAG
- a CDS encoding TauD/TfdA dioxygenase family protein: MGIGSAQLEILDVTPTIGSEIRTDLDTLLSGREAPTIRDVLERRGVVFFRGLDIGDDEQVAIAKTLGTLVANEGQGGINKISLDEKVNQRAKYLQGSMFWHFDGSLQPLPNLATLLRAVQLSETGGQTEFCNTYAAYDDLPDADKDAIAELRVVHSAERSQYYVTPEMSYDEVAFWQKSPTKACPIVWTHQSGRKSLLLGATSDYVIGLPVEESRALLARLRDWATQPQYVYQHQWQPGDLLIWDNTGTMHRVLPYSVDSGRLMHRTILAGEEPLQ; this comes from the coding sequence ATGGGAATCGGTTCGGCACAGCTGGAGATCCTCGACGTGACGCCGACAATCGGCAGCGAAATCAGGACCGATCTCGACACGCTGCTGAGCGGGCGGGAGGCGCCGACGATCCGCGACGTTCTCGAGCGGCGCGGCGTGGTCTTCTTCCGCGGCCTGGACATCGGTGACGACGAGCAAGTCGCCATCGCCAAGACCCTCGGCACGCTCGTCGCCAACGAGGGCCAGGGCGGCATCAATAAGATCTCCCTCGACGAGAAGGTCAATCAGCGCGCCAAATACCTGCAGGGCTCGATGTTCTGGCATTTCGACGGATCGCTGCAGCCGCTGCCCAATCTGGCCACGCTGCTGCGCGCGGTGCAGCTCTCCGAGACCGGGGGGCAGACCGAATTCTGCAACACCTACGCCGCCTACGACGACCTGCCGGATGCCGACAAGGACGCGATCGCGGAGCTTCGCGTGGTGCACAGCGCGGAGCGCTCGCAGTATTACGTCACCCCGGAGATGAGTTACGACGAGGTGGCCTTCTGGCAGAAGTCACCCACGAAGGCGTGCCCGATCGTGTGGACGCATCAATCCGGGCGCAAATCCTTGCTGTTGGGCGCGACCTCGGATTACGTGATCGGCCTGCCGGTAGAGGAAAGCCGCGCACTGCTTGCGCGGCTTCGTGATTGGGCCACCCAGCCGCAGTATGTCTATCAGCATCAGTGGCAGCCCGGCGACCTGCTCATCTGGGACAACACCGGGACCATGCACCGGGTGTTGCCGTATTCGGTCGACAGCGGCCGCCTCATGCACCGAACGATTCTCGCGGGTGAAGAGCCCCTGCAGTGA
- a CDS encoding aromatic ring-hydroxylating oxygenase subunit alpha, protein MNQPIAVAKPPNGHWTDAYPELGRGPVSLEDCVSEEFYEKEREHVFRKTWLYVGRVERVPRSGSYFTREFRFVNTSIIVVRGKDQVIRAFHNICPHRGNKMLWEDDPFQEVSGRAPLLYCRFHGWRYKLDGSLHSATRKDLLLDFDADSCQVPAVQCEVWEGFIFINLNPHNTEPLRSFLGELAHGIEGYPFDGPHQVYKFSVELQCNWKIFVDSFAESYHGPYLHASSFGAVTAEARDAFDQPNPFTDALAYQLSGPHRMFSFSGEPSQKTPYSKPIECVMEASAAGPWNKKIDRGSMPPGINPTRSEKYGFDSFQFFPNFVIIFGASGFTTHAHWPTGPHSHVFEVEMFYQPPRTHRERLGQELTVTFLNDIILEDASPSEGLQAMLNSGVLTHFTMNDEEILVRHLHKVVGDYVAAGEAAKAGQR, encoded by the coding sequence ATGAATCAGCCCATCGCCGTCGCCAAGCCCCCAAACGGGCACTGGACCGACGCATATCCCGAACTCGGCCGCGGCCCGGTGTCGCTCGAAGATTGTGTATCCGAAGAGTTCTACGAGAAGGAACGCGAGCACGTCTTCAGGAAGACTTGGCTTTACGTGGGGAGAGTCGAACGAGTCCCCCGCTCGGGCAGCTACTTCACCCGCGAGTTCAGGTTCGTGAACACCTCGATCATCGTCGTGCGCGGCAAAGATCAGGTGATCCGCGCCTTCCACAACATCTGCCCGCACCGCGGCAACAAGATGCTGTGGGAGGACGACCCGTTCCAGGAAGTGTCCGGCCGCGCCCCGTTGCTGTACTGCCGCTTTCACGGGTGGCGCTACAAGCTGGACGGCTCGCTGCACTCGGCCACCCGCAAGGACCTGCTGCTGGACTTCGACGCGGACAGCTGCCAGGTGCCGGCGGTGCAGTGCGAGGTGTGGGAAGGCTTCATCTTCATCAACCTCAACCCGCACAACACCGAGCCGCTGCGGTCATTCCTCGGCGAATTGGCCCATGGCATCGAGGGCTATCCGTTCGACGGGCCGCATCAGGTCTACAAGTTCTCGGTCGAGTTGCAGTGCAACTGGAAGATTTTCGTCGACAGCTTCGCCGAGAGTTACCATGGCCCGTACCTGCACGCATCGTCGTTCGGCGCTGTCACCGCGGAGGCCAGAGACGCGTTCGACCAGCCGAACCCGTTCACCGACGCGCTGGCCTACCAGCTCAGCGGCCCGCATCGGATGTTCTCGTTCTCCGGTGAACCCTCGCAGAAGACGCCGTATTCCAAGCCAATTGAATGCGTGATGGAAGCCAGCGCCGCGGGTCCCTGGAACAAGAAGATCGATCGAGGGTCGATGCCCCCCGGGATCAATCCCACGCGGTCGGAGAAGTACGGGTTCGACTCGTTCCAGTTCTTCCCCAACTTCGTCATCATCTTCGGCGCATCCGGCTTCACCACCCACGCTCACTGGCCTACCGGCCCGCACTCGCACGTGTTCGAAGTCGAGATGTTCTATCAGCCGCCGAGGACGCACAGGGAGCGACTCGGTCAGGAGCTCACCGTGACCTTCCTCAACGACATCATCCTCGAGGACGCGAGCCCGTCCGAGGGTCTGCAGGCGATGCTCAACAGCGGTGTCCTGACGCATTTCACGATGAATGACGAGGAAATTCTGGTGCGCCACCTCCACAAGGTGGTCGGTGATTATGTTGCGGCCGGCGAAGCGGCGAAGGCGGGTCAACGATGA
- a CDS encoding nitroreductase family deazaflavin-dependent oxidoreductase, which produces MSLVEKLLPQVLRVHNTFYQKTNGWIGHRTLWIPSLLLHTVGAKTGKQRTTSLTYARDGDNYLVVASKGGAPESPGWYHNLRANPDVEINVGPRRFAVTARPVLPDDPDYPRLWQIVNKNNQNRYNEYQTKTSRPIPVVVLAPKP; this is translated from the coding sequence ATGAGTTTGGTGGAGAAGCTGCTCCCGCAGGTGCTGCGGGTGCACAACACTTTCTATCAGAAGACGAACGGCTGGATCGGCCACCGTACGCTGTGGATACCTAGTCTGCTGCTGCATACCGTCGGCGCGAAGACCGGTAAACAGCGCACGACGTCGCTGACCTACGCCCGCGACGGGGACAACTATCTGGTGGTCGCCTCCAAGGGCGGTGCGCCCGAATCCCCGGGCTGGTACCACAACCTGAGGGCGAATCCCGACGTCGAGATCAACGTCGGCCCAAGACGTTTCGCCGTCACCGCCCGACCCGTGCTGCCAGACGATCCTGACTATCCGCGGTTGTGGCAGATCGTCAACAAGAACAATCAAAACCGCTACAACGAATACCAGACGAAGACGTCGCGGCCGATTCCCGTCGTCGTCCTGGCCCCGAAACCTTGA
- a CDS encoding UDP-glucuronic acid decarboxylase family protein encodes MQDVASVMRSYVFDGRTEGEKVVRALVAGAAGFLGSHLCDRLRRDGIEVIGLDNFCTGRRENIAQLDGDPSFGFVKHDVTRPVDAVVPGPLDVIFNLACPASPRAYQRDPLFTLETNYVGTRNLLELARERGATFLQASTSEVYGDPTIHPQAESYWGNANCFGVRACYEEGKRVAETLTLEYARRYRVPIKVVRIFNTYGPRMDPEDGRIISSFIVQALRGEPITVFGDGSQTRSFCYVDDLVDGLVNMAASDASFTGPVNLGSPAERSVLETVSIIKEMTGSPSPTVFEPLPPDDPKQRKPDIALAESSLGWVPRISFEDGVERTIDYFRRIVGADSGGGIQR; translated from the coding sequence TTGCAGGACGTCGCGTCGGTCATGCGAAGCTACGTGTTCGATGGCCGGACCGAAGGAGAAAAAGTAGTGAGAGCCCTCGTCGCGGGCGCCGCCGGGTTCCTCGGGTCCCACCTGTGCGATCGTCTCCGCCGCGACGGCATCGAAGTCATCGGACTCGACAACTTCTGCACCGGCAGGCGCGAGAACATCGCGCAGCTCGACGGGGATCCGAGCTTCGGTTTCGTCAAGCATGACGTCACCCGGCCGGTCGACGCGGTCGTGCCGGGTCCGCTGGACGTCATCTTCAATCTGGCCTGTCCCGCTTCGCCGCGCGCCTACCAGCGGGATCCCCTGTTCACCCTGGAGACCAACTACGTCGGGACCAGGAACCTACTGGAACTGGCGCGCGAGCGGGGAGCAACGTTTCTGCAGGCCTCCACCAGCGAGGTCTACGGGGATCCGACCATCCATCCGCAGGCCGAGAGTTACTGGGGCAATGCCAACTGCTTCGGGGTGCGGGCCTGCTACGAGGAAGGCAAGCGGGTCGCGGAGACGCTGACGCTCGAGTACGCGCGTCGCTACCGCGTTCCGATCAAGGTCGTCCGCATCTTCAATACCTACGGTCCAAGGATGGATCCAGAGGATGGCCGAATCATCTCGTCGTTCATCGTCCAGGCGCTGCGCGGGGAACCGATCACCGTCTTTGGGGACGGCAGCCAGACCCGTTCCTTTTGTTATGTCGACGATCTCGTCGACGGGCTCGTCAATATGGCGGCGAGCGACGCCTCGTTCACCGGACCCGTCAACCTCGGCAGCCCGGCCGAACGCAGCGTCCTCGAAACCGTGAGCATTATCAAGGAAATGACCGGATCGCCTTCGCCGACGGTCTTTGAACCACTGCCGCCGGACGACCCGAAGCAGCGCAAGCCGGACATCGCCCTCGCCGAGTCCTCCCTCGGCTGGGTTCCACGAATCTCGTTCGAAGACGGCGTCGAACGGACGATCGACTATTTCAGACGCATCGTCGGCGCAGACTCCGGTGGGGGCATCCAGCGATGA
- a CDS encoding glycosyltransferase: MRIVLATLGTRGDVEPCATIGRELQRRGHDVTMAVPPNYVGFVESAGLAAVPHGPDQVEQNANIARKYGETPNPVFMAWVISEDLKRLWPQLGTALTSLADGADLLLTDASQQGLAANVAEYYDIPQAALHIYPLGRDTSTQVTKDAEDALRQTLGLPEEPGPSVRQPLEIQAYDELFFPGLAAEWAKWDVRRPFVGGLTLELTTDVDDEVSSWIAAGTPPIYFGFGSSARVAFHAGLLEMISGACAQLSERALICSGVSDLADTSRFDHIKVVGAVNHSAVFPACRAVVHHGGPGTTFAGIRAGKPTLALAVSVDQPMWAAAVGQLGVGIGRHFSATTPDSLLADLRAILTPHCIARTLDVAAQMATPAESAATAADLVEATVGQDSG; encoded by the coding sequence ATGAGAATTGTGCTGGCAACACTGGGAACTCGGGGTGATGTCGAGCCGTGCGCCACCATCGGTCGGGAGCTGCAGCGCCGAGGTCACGATGTCACCATGGCGGTGCCGCCCAACTATGTTGGCTTCGTCGAGTCGGCGGGCCTTGCGGCGGTCCCCCACGGCCCGGATCAGGTTGAGCAGAACGCGAATATCGCCCGGAAATACGGAGAGACGCCGAACCCTGTCTTCATGGCGTGGGTGATTTCAGAGGACCTCAAACGACTCTGGCCGCAGCTGGGCACGGCGCTCACGTCGCTGGCGGACGGGGCCGACCTGTTGTTGACCGACGCGAGCCAGCAGGGGCTGGCCGCCAATGTTGCGGAATACTACGACATTCCGCAGGCCGCACTGCATATCTACCCGCTCGGGCGTGATACGTCGACGCAAGTTACCAAAGACGCCGAAGACGCTCTGCGCCAAACGTTGGGTCTACCGGAGGAACCGGGACCCTCGGTGCGACAACCGCTGGAGATCCAGGCCTACGACGAACTGTTCTTCCCCGGGCTGGCAGCCGAGTGGGCGAAATGGGATGTCCGAAGGCCTTTCGTCGGCGGGCTGACGCTGGAGCTGACGACGGACGTCGACGACGAGGTGTCGTCATGGATTGCCGCGGGAACGCCGCCGATCTACTTCGGCTTTGGCAGCAGCGCGCGAGTCGCGTTTCACGCCGGCTTGCTCGAGATGATCAGCGGGGCCTGCGCGCAATTGAGCGAACGCGCGCTGATCTGCAGCGGCGTAAGTGATCTGGCCGATACGTCGCGATTCGACCACATCAAGGTGGTGGGCGCGGTGAACCACTCGGCCGTCTTTCCCGCTTGCCGCGCGGTCGTTCACCACGGAGGTCCCGGCACCACGTTCGCCGGCATACGCGCCGGCAAACCTACGTTGGCCCTTGCGGTTTCGGTCGATCAGCCGATGTGGGCCGCCGCGGTCGGCCAGCTGGGCGTCGGCATCGGACGGCACTTCTCCGCAACCACCCCGGATTCGCTGCTCGCCGATCTGCGCGCCATCCTGACTCCGCACTGCATCGCTCGAACCCTCGACGTCGCCGCTCAGATGGCCACACCCGCCGAAAGCGCTGCCACGGCCGCCGATCTGGTGGAAGCCACGGTCGGCCAGGACTCGGGGTGA